In Xanthocytophaga agilis, the following are encoded in one genomic region:
- a CDS encoding DUF1501 domain-containing protein, whose translation MNDTEKIASQINRREFLKGSVLGLGTVALGSLLNPLNAFASDDPKPIRTPHFAPKAKRVIYLFQSGAPSQLELFDYKPKLREMFGQELPSSIRGNQRLTGMSSGQRSFPLAFGKFEFKQWGKSRAWISDLLPYHTQIADDLCFIKSMYTEAINHDPAVTFVQTGSQQAGRPSFGSWVSYGLGSDNQNLPTFVVLLSRGREGDQPLYAKLWGNGFLPSEHQGVLFRSGKDPVLYLNDPSGMDRASRRRMLDYLSELHQEQYKHTTDPEINSRINQYEMAYRMQMSVPETLDISKEPDYIFDMYGPDSRKPGTFAYNCLLARKLAEKDVKFIQLYHQGWDQHGNLPNDIKVMAKSVDQASVALIKDLKMRGLLDETLVIWGGEFGRTNYSQGKLTPENYGRDHHPRCFTIWMAGAGVKKGITYGQTDDFGYNIVKDGVHVHDFQATVMNLLGVDHEKMVFKFQGRRYRLTDVHGSLVKGIIA comes from the coding sequence ATGAATGATACAGAAAAGATTGCCTCCCAGATAAATCGGCGAGAATTTCTAAAAGGAAGTGTATTAGGCCTGGGAACCGTAGCTTTGGGATCTTTGCTCAATCCGTTAAACGCATTTGCCTCGGATGATCCCAAACCTATCCGCACACCTCACTTTGCTCCTAAGGCCAAGCGTGTTATTTACCTGTTTCAGAGTGGTGCCCCCTCTCAACTGGAATTGTTTGACTACAAACCTAAACTAAGAGAAATGTTTGGACAGGAATTACCTTCTTCTATACGAGGCAATCAACGCCTGACAGGTATGTCTTCCGGGCAGCGTTCCTTTCCATTGGCGTTTGGGAAGTTTGAGTTCAAGCAATGGGGCAAAAGTCGGGCATGGATCAGCGATTTGTTGCCGTATCATACACAGATAGCCGATGATCTGTGTTTTATAAAATCTATGTATACAGAGGCCATTAACCATGATCCGGCAGTAACGTTTGTACAAACAGGCTCTCAGCAGGCAGGAAGGCCCAGCTTTGGCTCATGGGTTAGTTATGGATTAGGCAGTGACAACCAGAACTTGCCCACATTTGTAGTCTTGCTATCGCGTGGTCGAGAAGGCGATCAACCCTTGTATGCTAAACTTTGGGGTAATGGCTTTTTGCCTTCCGAGCATCAGGGGGTTCTTTTTCGTTCAGGCAAAGATCCGGTATTATATCTCAATGATCCATCTGGAATGGATAGGGCTAGCCGACGCCGAATGCTGGATTATTTATCAGAACTGCATCAGGAGCAATACAAACATACCACAGATCCGGAAATAAACTCCCGAATCAATCAGTATGAGATGGCCTACCGAATGCAAATGTCAGTTCCGGAAACATTGGATATCAGCAAAGAGCCTGACTATATCTTTGACATGTACGGACCAGACTCCCGAAAACCAGGCACATTTGCCTACAATTGCCTGCTGGCACGAAAGCTGGCAGAAAAAGATGTGAAATTTATCCAATTATACCACCAAGGGTGGGATCAGCATGGCAATCTGCCCAATGATATAAAAGTTATGGCCAAAAGTGTAGATCAAGCCTCTGTAGCACTGATTAAAGATCTAAAGATGAGAGGACTACTAGACGAAACACTGGTTATCTGGGGCGGTGAATTTGGACGAACCAACTATTCACAAGGGAAACTCACCCCTGAAAATTACGGCAGGGACCACCATCCACGCTGTTTTACTATCTGGATGGCTGGAGCCGGTGTAAAAAAAGGCATTACCTATGGGCAGACAGATGATTTTGGATACAATATTGTCAAGGATGGGGTACATGTTCACGATTTTCAGGCCACAGTGATGAATCTGCTAGGTGTTGATCATGAAAAGATGGTTTTCAAATTTCAGGGAAGGCGCTATCGCTTAACAGATGTACATGGCAGCTTAGTGAAAGGAATCATAGCCTAA
- a CDS encoding saccharopine dehydrogenase C-terminal domain-containing protein: MTLASENSSEQKRILILGAGRSSTYLIDYLAKVAPEKNWKLIVGDMELAPAQRKTEMYPHVDSILFDVFDQKQREMQINQADVVISMLPAIYHVHVARACMRFSKHLFTASYISSEVRELNIEATRKNLLILMECGLDPGLDHMSAMRIIDRIHEKGGKISLLRSWCGGQISKQNNDNPWKYKFTWNPRNLVVSGQSMVKFLHHGQYKFIPSHQVFARVENVNIKGFGEMEGYGNRDSLNYREAYRVPEVSTLLRGTLRPKGFSEAWQILVRLGLTESVHRIEGSENLTYREWVELFLEEKSELSLAEQVAEYLNVDVNSEAMRKVIWLGLFSDEKIGIANATPAEILQHLLEKKWQLTSEEEDIIAVQHEIEYELNGEHKRLVSSLLVRGEDFIHTAMAKTVGYPLAVAVKLLLEGKITARGVQIPVVKEIYEPVLTELEHLGLVFQEEETTIANSVEA, translated from the coding sequence ATGACTTTGGCAAGTGAAAATTCAAGCGAGCAAAAACGGATTCTGATTTTGGGCGCGGGTCGCTCTTCTACATATTTAATTGATTATCTGGCTAAAGTTGCCCCTGAGAAAAACTGGAAACTGATAGTAGGAGATATGGAGCTGGCTCCGGCACAGCGCAAAACTGAAATGTATCCACATGTGGATTCTATTCTGTTTGATGTATTTGATCAGAAACAACGGGAGATGCAGATAAATCAGGCGGATGTAGTGATATCTATGCTACCTGCTATCTATCATGTACATGTAGCACGGGCATGTATGCGTTTCAGCAAGCATCTATTTACAGCTTCATATATTTCATCGGAAGTACGTGAGTTGAACATTGAAGCTACCCGCAAAAATCTGCTGATTCTGATGGAGTGTGGTTTGGATCCGGGACTGGATCATATGTCTGCTATGCGTATTATAGATCGTATTCACGAAAAAGGTGGAAAGATATCTCTATTACGTTCATGGTGTGGTGGGCAGATTTCCAAGCAAAACAACGACAACCCGTGGAAGTATAAATTCACTTGGAACCCCCGTAATCTGGTTGTTTCCGGACAGAGTATGGTGAAGTTTTTGCATCATGGACAGTACAAGTTTATTCCTTCCCACCAAGTGTTTGCCCGGGTGGAGAATGTGAATATCAAAGGCTTTGGTGAAATGGAAGGATATGGAAACCGCGATTCGCTTAACTACAGAGAAGCCTATCGGGTACCTGAAGTAAGTACCTTATTACGTGGTACATTACGTCCTAAAGGGTTCAGTGAAGCCTGGCAAATTCTTGTTCGTCTGGGATTGACTGAGTCAGTGCATCGAATCGAAGGATCAGAGAATCTTACCTACAGAGAATGGGTGGAACTGTTTCTGGAAGAAAAATCTGAGCTTTCTCTGGCAGAACAGGTAGCTGAATACCTTAACGTAGATGTGAACTCTGAGGCTATGCGAAAAGTAATTTGGCTGGGATTGTTCAGTGATGAGAAAATCGGAATTGCCAATGCTACTCCTGCTGAGATATTACAGCATTTATTGGAAAAGAAATGGCAACTCACTTCAGAGGAAGAAGATATCATTGCTGTACAGCACGAAATCGAGTATGAACTAAATGGTGAACACAAACGCCTGGTATCTTCGTTATTGGTTAGAGGTGAAGACTTTATCCATACTGCCATGGCTAAAACTGTAGGTTATCCGCTTGCAGTAGCTGTTAAATTACTCTTAGAAGGCAAAATCACCGCTCGTGGTGTTCAGATTCCGGTTGTAAAAGAGATTTACGAGCCGGTATTAACTGAATTGGAACATCTGGGATTAGTGTTTCAGGAAGAAGAAACTACTATCGCCAACAGTGTAGAAGCCTAA